Proteins from one Prevotella sp. E2-28 genomic window:
- a CDS encoding RluA family pseudouridine synthase yields the protein MRMNTGFNREGEYNHYVVNAPKPLLEWLLENVKESRTKIKATLQGRGIKVNGKTVTQFDFQLEPGMKVAVSKTKRNQQSFKSRYVKIVYEDKWLIVVEKNIGILSMAAGHSSLNVKSVLDDYFKKSRQKCTAHVVHRLDRDTSGLMVYAKDMETEQILEHNWHQIVYDRRYVAVVSGEMEQDEGTIQNWLKDNKAYITYSSPVDNGGKLAITHFHVLDRTTEHSLVEYKLETGRKNQIRVHSADMGHPVCGDTKYGNGDDPIHRLCLHAWLLCFSHPVTGEPMEFETPVPTAFRQLFK from the coding sequence ATGAGAATGAATACTGGATTCAACCGTGAGGGTGAGTATAATCACTATGTAGTCAACGCGCCGAAACCCCTGTTGGAATGGCTGCTTGAGAATGTCAAGGAGAGTCGCACCAAGATTAAGGCGACCCTTCAGGGACGTGGCATCAAGGTAAACGGTAAGACCGTGACTCAGTTTGACTTCCAACTGGAGCCAGGCATGAAGGTTGCCGTCAGCAAGACCAAGCGCAATCAGCAATCCTTCAAGAGCCGCTACGTCAAGATTGTCTATGAGGACAAATGGCTCATCGTGGTTGAGAAGAATATCGGCATTCTCTCAATGGCAGCAGGTCATTCTTCGCTCAACGTCAAGTCAGTGCTCGATGATTATTTCAAGAAGAGCCGCCAGAAATGCACAGCTCATGTTGTTCACCGTCTGGACCGTGACACCAGCGGACTGATGGTCTATGCCAAGGATATGGAGACGGAACAGATTCTGGAGCACAACTGGCATCAGATTGTCTATGACCGCCGCTATGTCGCAGTAGTCAGTGGTGAGATGGAGCAAGACGAGGGTACCATTCAGAATTGGCTGAAGGACAACAAGGCTTACATCACCTACTCATCACCAGTGGATAATGGCGGAAAACTGGCCATCACTCATTTTCACGTCCTCGACCGTACCACGGAGCACTCCTTGGTAGAGTATAAACTTGAGACAGGTCGTAAGAATCAAATCCGTGTTCATTCTGCCGACATGGGTCACCCCGTTTGCGGTGATACCAAATACGGCAATGGCGACGACCCCATTCACCGCTTGTGCCTTCATGCCTGGCTGTTATGTTTCTCACACCCCGTAACAGGCGAGCCCATGGAGTTCGAGACACCCGTGCCCACAGCCTTCCGTCAACTGTTTAAATAA
- a CDS encoding nucleoside deaminase — protein MTNEELMRRAIELSKMSVQNGGGPFGAVIACKGKIVAEGSNCVTIDCDPTAHAEVSTIRKACKALKTFDLSGCEIFTSCEPCPMCFGAIYWAHLDKIYMGNDRKDAAKIGFDDDFIYQEIALPADKRNKPSEILLRDEALEAFKMWDEKEDKTEY, from the coding sequence ATGACGAACGAGGAATTGATGAGACGTGCCATCGAACTCTCTAAGATGAGTGTCCAGAATGGCGGAGGTCCCTTCGGGGCCGTGATAGCCTGTAAAGGCAAGATTGTTGCCGAAGGGTCAAACTGTGTAACGATAGACTGCGACCCCACGGCACATGCTGAGGTGTCAACTATCCGCAAGGCCTGCAAGGCCCTGAAGACATTCGACTTGAGCGGATGCGAGATTTTTACCTCGTGCGAGCCTTGTCCTATGTGCTTTGGTGCTATCTACTGGGCGCATCTTGACAAAATCTATATGGGCAACGACCGTAAGGATGCTGCCAAGATAGGATTTGACGATGACTTTATTTATCAGGAGATAGCCCTTCCTGCCGACAAGCGCAACAAGCCTTCAGAGATTCTGCTGCGTGACGAAGCGCTGGAGGCTTTCAAGATGTGGGACGAGAAGGAAGATAAGACGGAATACTAA
- a CDS encoding HD domain-containing protein: protein MIYNTASLDLVEFVETQILPQYANFDRAHNMEHVTRVIRRSTELAMKTGADMNMVYTIAAYHDLGMSGPRAVHHITGGKILANDARLKKWFSAEQIKIMKEAVEDHRASASRAPRSLYGKIVAEADRDIVPEVVFQRTVQFGLANYPELDKEQHWQRFKEHMDQKYSANGYIRLWIPGSPNEEKLKELRDIIADSRLLRSKFDTYYESETKIEEK from the coding sequence ATGATTTACAACACCGCAAGCCTTGATTTGGTGGAATTTGTTGAGACACAGATATTGCCTCAATATGCGAACTTCGACCGTGCACACAACATGGAGCACGTGACCCGTGTGATACGCCGTTCTACGGAACTGGCCATGAAGACGGGTGCCGACATGAACATGGTTTACACCATTGCTGCCTATCATGACCTGGGTATGTCAGGGCCGCGTGCCGTGCATCATATCACAGGCGGAAAGATACTGGCCAACGATGCGCGTCTGAAGAAATGGTTTTCGGCAGAGCAAATCAAGATTATGAAGGAGGCGGTAGAGGACCATCGCGCCAGCGCTTCACGGGCGCCTCGCAGTCTGTATGGGAAGATAGTGGCAGAGGCCGACCGTGACATCGTGCCAGAGGTGGTGTTTCAGCGCACCGTACAGTTTGGATTGGCTAATTACCCTGAGCTCGACAAGGAGCAGCACTGGCAGCGATTCAAGGAGCACATGGACCAGAAATACTCGGCCAACGGCTACATACGCCTGTGGATTCCAGGTTCACCTAATGAAGAGAAACTGAAAGAGCTGCGTGACATCATAGCCGACAGCAGGCTGTTGCGCAGTAAGTTTGATACATACTATGAATCAGAAACTAAAATCGAAGAGAAATGA
- the menA gene encoding 1,4-dihydroxy-2-naphthoate octaprenyltransferase has product MEVKKNSFKAWFLAARPKTLTGAAVPVMIGLSLAWKDAAQYQGHVFSWVAAVLCLLFAFIMQIDANFINDFVDYAKGTDDRETRLGPERACTQGWVSTDAMKHAIATTTILACLVGLPLVWFGGLEMILIGIICVVFCFLYTTHLSYMGLGDVLVLLCFGIIPVSITYYVQLHTVTPEVLVASLACGIVIDGLLLVNNFRDRDTDKLAGKNTLVVNVGENAAIILYLFVGIVACLMGIVFGIYGSWWAFGLPLIYLVFHVLTFLKMKRIWKGRELNRCLGETARNIFIYGLLVTLGILLS; this is encoded by the coding sequence ATGGAGGTAAAGAAAAACTCATTTAAAGCTTGGTTTCTGGCAGCCCGTCCTAAGACGTTGACGGGTGCTGCAGTGCCCGTTATGATAGGTCTTTCCCTGGCTTGGAAAGATGCCGCCCAGTATCAGGGCCACGTGTTCAGTTGGGTGGCTGCCGTGCTTTGTCTGCTCTTTGCCTTTATCATGCAGATAGACGCTAATTTCATCAATGACTTCGTAGATTATGCCAAGGGTACTGATGATCGTGAGACGCGACTGGGCCCTGAGCGAGCCTGCACGCAAGGGTGGGTGAGCACCGATGCCATGAAACATGCCATTGCCACTACTACCATCCTGGCTTGTCTCGTTGGTCTGCCCCTGGTATGGTTTGGCGGCTTGGAGATGATTCTCATCGGCATCATCTGCGTAGTCTTCTGTTTCCTCTATACCACGCATCTTTCCTACATGGGGCTTGGCGATGTGCTGGTGCTGCTGTGCTTTGGCATCATTCCTGTCAGCATCACCTATTATGTACAGCTGCACACCGTGACCCCCGAGGTCTTGGTAGCCTCACTGGCCTGTGGCATCGTGATTGACGGACTGCTGCTGGTCAATAACTTCCGCGACCGCGATACTGATAAGCTGGCAGGCAAGAACACGCTGGTGGTCAACGTTGGCGAGAACGCAGCCATCATACTTTATCTCTTCGTGGGTATCGTGGCTTGCCTGATGGGTATCGTCTTCGGCATCTACGGCAGTTGGTGGGCATTTGGCTTACCCCTCATCTACCTGGTATTTCATGTGCTTACCTTCCTGAAAATGAAGCGCATCTGGAAGGGTAGGGAGTTGAACCGCTGCCTTGGGGAAACGGCACGTAACATCTTCATTTACGGCCTGCTGGTTACCCTTGGAATCCTGCTCTCGTAG